The DNA window CTATATGATATTCGGTTGTCaaaccactcggttggatgTAGTTAGcatcttgactatatgtttagttttttaactaattacatagtcgggggctacacctaattaggtgcatctagtcgatgcacccggttttttctatttttagaccttcacagtctttgattttggtACTAGGGAGATCGATACAGAagaaattgaagcactcggattatcaCTTTACGATCTGAGAGGAggctatttcgtcgactgtaaaggtctaaAGGCtcctgtggagattatggataccacatacctacacggcatgtatagccTGACTAGATATGGGGTGCCATgcatagatagaatatctttaagaggactcgggttaaattctaaacttgtatgtcaaggaaatattcGAGATCCTAGttggttacgattgtattttatctgtagctacatattccgttagggatatggactgtattttgtaatacggaccccttcccctatataaggaggggtctgggtgcctctaggggcacgatttttctcccagatcatacgatcaataatacattcggcggatcaatccccagACAGGAATAgagtattacttcttgattaagaaggcctgaacctatataaaattccttgtctctaaacccatccacttttccatcttgatagccaccccttttagtattgccgaaatatTGTTTCGACACATCTGTTCATTATGATTGCATTTCAACGTACCAATAGTGGAGCGGCAGCTCATAACACTGCACCCCAAATAATAGTCTCTTGCCAGTAACATCAATACATCCGTTCCTTATTTCCTCCTGTCAGCGCTGAGTGAGAGCATCTCGAAGCTCCGTATGGTGGGATCATCACGTGAGCTCTTACGCGTCTTGGACAACGACGAGGACCTCAGCTCAGCTCCGGCCGACTGAAGCGCCCTTTGCGCAGCGGATGGCCGGCTGCTGCTACTTGAGAATAGGCGGCTTGTGCGATTGGTGTCACTGGGATCTCCACAATTCGGTTTGCTCGACGAAACAACAGCCCGTCTTGACGTGCTCCCGTTCCGCGACAGTGATGTCGGCCTTGTTTTATCTGTATCAGCGGTCTGCAGAACGCATTACAGGATAGTAAGCTCTTTTGTTATCACTGAAGGAATTGATTGTAGTTTCAGAATAATGCATCGACTCCTTACAGCCTTAGATGACATCAGTGAGTCCAGTAGAGTTCTGTGCTTAGTGGGTTCTCCATTTCGGCCAGAACCAGAGCCAGTTCTTCTAGCAAGAGCTTCACCTGCACCAGAGAACCTATCAGGGGTGTCCTGTACCACGTAGGGAGCACAATGTATTCCCAAGCTTATTGCAATCCTCAAATGCACATGAAATTTACAGACCTGTAGTTCTTTCAGTCCGTTCTGCAGAACGACCCACCAACCCACTTGTCTTCCCACTAGGCTGATAGTGAGAAACAAAAGTTATGCATGCTAGGAAATGCATCGCTTATAAAGGGTTTgcgtaaaataaataatatacatACTCGTAGTTTGTTATCTCTAATTTGAGGATACTTCAACATGGTCCAGTCAAATACATAATCAAGTTGGTACCCTGAAAGCATGCAGAAGTTATGTCAAAAGTACAGACATAAGGAACTAGCAGTTATATAATTCTGCGGCAATAAGCAGACCTTCACGGATAAATAAGTCTCGGAAGAGCTTCTTCAAATAGGAATAGTCTGGCTTATCTTCAAACCGTAGTGATCGGCAATAATGGAAGTATGAAACAAATTCTGATGGATAAGATTTACAGAGGACCTGTTTGAAGTAGTGAAGAAAATCTGATAAACAATTCATTCTacattttggggaaaaaaaagtaatggGACTTCTTTATTGCATTGTCCCTTGATCTAAGAAACAAAGTACCTCAACTGGGGTCAGCATCTTCTTTTCACTGATTCTATCATACTTTTGCTTCTTTGTACCAGCTTTCAGACCTTGCCAAGGAAGACTGACACATCCAAGATGGTAAAAGAATATGTAAAGGTGCccaagaaaataataatttaactGTTACTTGAAAATTTAGTGGAGTATAATTATATATCGCACCTTCCTCTTAAGAAGTACATCAGTACATAACCGAGAGATTCCAAATCATCTCTCCTGCTTTGTtctggaagaagaaaaggaaagaggtCAAGTCAGGGGAAGtatcatccatgatccatcaatCTTTAACCATAATTTTTCCGTTAAGGTTTTCAGATTCATGGATGAATAATTGAATATAGGCTTCAATAGATTGATTGGCTGTAAAGTGGTACTTTTTTAGCTTTTGAAGACTACTAGTGTTGGCATACTTTAAACATATTCAGTAAACACTGGTTTGTCTTTCTTCCTTACTATTCCCCTTGgcttctattatttatttttttcacgtGATGATGATACAGCAATAGATATATAATACACGTATTTGCAGGCCATAAACTCACCAACTCCAAGATGTGTATTAACACTAGCATATCGTGCAGTTCCAGTTAGATTTTTGTTTTCCCTGTAGCAGTACAGAGAAAAGAGATTTAGCTTTCAAATGCAGAACCACAGAGTAAGAAACTAAGAAATGACCATAAGTGGAAATGGAAACAAGTCAACACTCAACGACAACTCACAAAACAGTAggagtgtttttctttttgtcaaaaTGAATCAAACATAAATTCTCGCTGATCCTTCGAATAGTATTTTCAGTAGTTAACATCACTCATTAGTATTCACTAATAAAGATTCGTGGTCAAACAGCTCTCTGGCAAGAGGCGGGTCTTCTACCCTGACCTCCAGAAAAACTGTCACAGGTCGCTAGCTATTTCATCCCTAAAATCGAGTTTATCTACAGGGACGAGTGCATGCATATAATTCACATTATTCATAGCAAAGCACAAGCATTTAACTAGTATAAGAACAGATTGTATTTTACCTATAAGGTATGTGCTTATGTGTTTGGAGATCTCGGTACTTTTTCGCAAGCCCATAATCGATGACATAAACCTGTGATGGAGAGTGCTTTCCTGTGATTAGATGCTATCTTTGTGAGCAAACTGAATATGTATTGCATTCAGCACTAAACTGCCAAAACAAATGGACAGACATATTCATCTAATGGTGCAAACCAATTGCAACGATACATCAGaaatgtaagtatgtaacaatTAATCTCTTCAAAAGAACTATACTGTACTACCTATAAAGCAGTTGAAATAACTACAAGGTTATACAACAATTACTGTTCAGAACATGAATGCTTCTAGGAGTAGGAGTGTTTTATAGGTAGCACTTGCACAAAATCTCAAGCGTGGGGTGAATGTCATGAATGTCCCGCACATCCATATAGCATGTACATCCTTCTGCTGGAGCTGGATAATAGTAATAACAATAGTAATAGTAACAACAAGATTATACAAACCTGATTTGCTTTACGACCCAAACCCATAAGGAAATTGTCTGGCTTAATATCACGATGAAGGAATCCTCTCGTGTGCATGTACTCTACTCTAGCAATCTGTATAAAATGCAAGGAGGGCATGTTACATTTGATTGAAAAAACTAACCACATGCAGAATGAAGAAATCATTTCCTTTTTGGCTCTATATTATGTCCTTTGGCATGTGATTGCATAATGATCAAAATGAACACACAGATGATAGCATAACAAGGCAGACTCACCATCTGATCAGCAAGCATAAGCACTGATTTAAGAGAGAGCTTTCTGTTGCAGTAGTTAAATAGGTCCTCAAGACTTGGGCCAAGAAGATCGATCACCATTACATTGTACTCCCCCTCAACCCCAAACCACTTAAGATGTGGAATCCCAGCTAaacattgggaaaaaaaataaaatcagtaAAATGCCTGAATGAATGAACTAACCAACTTCTTCTATGGTTATACACTTATACTTACTTCCTCCTTGCAAAAGCATATATAGTTTTGATTCATAGTGTAGCTGAGGATGCCTTGATTTCACAGACTCCTAATAAAAAGTTCAACACACAACACAAGATAGGTCAGCAAGCTGTCTTGCATCCCTAATGCTATCTGGCAAATGCAGAATTGACTGTCATGACACAATATAGCACTGCAAGTCTGAAATTAGACAGGTGAGCTAACTCCAATCATGTCATCCAGACTGATACAAACAGGCGCTAAAAACGCGTCAACATGCTAGTATTGAACTGCACATCACATACCAGTTTGACGGCCACCTCTTCGCTATTCTGTATGTTCACGGCTGCAAACAAATCAAACAATTCCGTCATGAACATGTGAAATGGAGCTTTTGGACATCAAAAACAGCAACATGGAATTGCGCAGACAAACACCCAATCATTTACTCCAAAACATAAACACAGCATCACTACATCGCCAAACGTACCGAGATAGAGCTCCCCGAAGGATCCACTCCCGATCTTCTTCCCAAGCTTAAACTTGCCCCCAATAACGCGCTCCATACTCACTCACAAACCCGAGCACGCGGTCGACTCGCCACCaactccccccaccccccaccccaccgACAGAGCTCCCCACCTCCCTTCCAGACCCAGATCCCAGCCTCTCGCCTCAAATCACCCCGGAAACCAACCGCATTGCCCGTCCGCCGCTAGATTCGATCTCCCCCGGGACGCGACGAGTGCTCCCCCGCGCCTCCAACCGACGATGCCACCGCCGCACAGCAAGCCACCAGCTTCCTCCGGAAAGAGAAGGGGACGCAGACGCGGCCTCCCAATCGATCGAGGCCAGCGTCGAGAAGGCTTGGGATTTGATTCGCAGGGTTGGACTGATCGATCCGGGAGGACTCcgggtcgtggtggtggtggttgcttGGGGTTTCTCGCTTTAATCTATGGCGGAATTTTTTGGAATCGGGAGCGAGTTAAAGGGGCGTgtcggagagagagggagaggaggagaagaaggggacGCGGAAAAGGTGGGGGAAATGGAGGAGCAAACGCGAGGTGGAGGAATAATAAACAAGCCGAGGGGATGATGATATCTTGCTTTGCGATTCGTGTTTTTCGCTCCGGGTTATTCGCCTCGTGCTGTATTCTTGGCTATAGTACGGTTGCGCTTTCGCTACCAGCGATGGGGGAGCTTTTTCACGTAGGTTGTCACGTCCTCATCATCGATAGATATAATAAAAGTTAAGTGtataccatatatatatgtgtatgaaaTACAGGAATAGTGGCGTTTACTATATCCACCCGGTTGGACAAGCATGTGACAACTCCCTGTTTTGCAGCATTTTAATCTATGATTTTTAAGAATTTAGTACTCCTTTCCTTCCGTTCCATTATAAGTACAGTTGTGGATTTTCATGTTCAACAcctgttttatttaattttttatagttagcattttaattattattagatgataaaacatatataatactttatgtgtgacttacttttttaatttttttataaactttttaaatagatCGAGCGGTCAAACATAGGATAAAAAACCGACAACTATACTTAAAATAAGCCAAATAGagtaaaagaaaaggagttTCAGGTTACCTAAAGATGCTAGCGTTATAGTATTTCCCAAGATATATTATATGGTTGTATGAttaatacttatatttttagtactacatctgtttcatattgtaaatCGTTTCGacctttttttaagtcaaaattaTTTGACgttgatcaagtttatataaaaatataacaatattttcaacataaaaaaccTTTTAAAATACATTCAATGTTagattaataaaactaatttagtactaTAAATGTTGTtacattttttctataaatttgattaaagtttttaataagtttgacttataatataaaacggagtaAGTAACGTTTACATTAAGCTCAGACTTAGGTAGTGTTTGGATTCAGGGACTTAATTTTAGTCTCTGCaaacactaatttagagtattaaatctagactacttacaaaactaattacataaatgaaagctaattcacgagacaaattttttaagcctaattaatccataattagagaatgtttactgtagcatcacataggctaatcatggattaattaggctcaatagattcgtctcgcgaattagtccaagattatggatggattttattaatagtctacgtttaatatttataattagtgtcgaaacatccgatgtgatagggacttaaaaattttagtcccatctatACAGGGTCTTAGGCTTCTTTCGTTGCATGCTTAGGGAGAAATATTTCCCGTGCACGCGAAACGAGAAAGTCCAttggttaattaagtattaacttattataaatttaaaaaatagatttacttgagttttttaaataacttctatataatttttttaaaaaattatatatcattTAACATTATGATAAACGTGTTAACGGAAAATAAGAAAGTTGAAGTTTTGATCGGAAGGAAAGAACGGAGCCTTTATTACACTACCGATGGTTGTGGTCTGTAGCTTCATCATtcaactttatttttatttttattttttttatcgaacaGTATGTTGGACTAATTTGAGGTCTAGCTGTAGCCTAAGCTGTCCGCATACAGGTACTACTACACAGTCTACACATGGGCTGGACCGTGTAAAAATAATGGAGAAATTAATGGCAAGATGTTTGTGCTGAGTACAacagtatatactccctccgtactaaaATCGTTtaagacaatgtttaagtcaaatcttagaaatataaataataaataactctcaataacttcaaaaatttaaaaatttaaaaattatatgaatagatttggcttgaaaaatactttcataaaaatatacatatatcatgttttaataatatttttatataaacaagaaattaaagttgtattttggagaccgtgtcgctgtcctaaacgactttctttatgagtacggagaggaagaaaaattcatcacatattcacattcCCAGCTTTAATAATTGATCTACTAATACTACAAGTATTCGGCGTTGTTGCGACAATACTAGATAACCAACATGTCCTGCTTATGTTCTACATACACGATACTAATGCCATCAAGTTGGCCAAGAGTGGACGGATTGAACTCCTAACAGATTACAGAAATGGTCCTATGTTGAAGTCCAGAGCAGGAAGGCAGATGCATTATGCGTATTTTCCCTAGAATTATGGACATCCACTGCAAACCTGTCGTTGGTGTAACCTTCAAGCAGAGGGTTAGACACAGTGCAATCATATTACTTTTGCATGCATTGGTTAAAAAGACTAACTTTTAAGGATAAATTTAAACGATTGTTTATCCATTTAATCcttaaaaaatatctttttagACAGGGAGTATAGCTGGTGATAGATcaaggccttgtttggatcctccgagCTATTGAATAGCCCtacggaatcttgctatttaggagtattaaacgtagattaccgacaaaaccgattccataacctctaggctattttgcgagacgaatctaatgatgtatattaatccatgattagcagctgattactgtagcatcactgtagcaaatcatggattaacaTACCttgttagattcgtctcgcaaaatagcctaggggtaatggaatgggttttgtcagtaatctacgtttaatactcctaaatagcaagattccagagggctatttaatagccctccggatccaaacagggcccaATAATAGGTTTGAAAGAAGTTGAGGTCCAGATAATTAAAGATATCACGCGGAATATTTAGGTTAGAGATCAATGCACGTGGAGGTAAATGTTTTCATATGACATACACGTGATGTTTTGTATGCAGGGCTAATCCTGAGTTTTCAGGGGCATAATGCAATACTAAATATAGGGGCCCTTGATATACTATCAAAATAGCAATCATACGTCATAGTTATATATACGCTTAAAATTGTAtcttaaagtaaaaaaaaattcatatatattacCTTCCAAAATTCTCCAGATGGCGACATGCCCTGATAATTGAGAAAATAACATTATTAATAGTGGTTTAActcatataaattataaatccAAATCTAAAATCTTACCAGTTAGTTAATCACGAGTAGCTGGGTGTGCACAAGAAGTGAGTCAGCGGCACTACAGATTAACGCAACTTCATTGTCCAACTGTCCAAGTTCGACCTCTGAACTCTAAACAACTAACATCAGAAGGAAACCTATTAACCTAGCCAAGGTGCAGATCAGCAGATAGCAACAAATATCATGGCAATTCATCTGGCAAAACACGAACTTGGTGCTGTTGCTAGCTGGCTGCTGCTCATCACCTCCTCTTTCATGCAGATGCAGTACTGTAGATCAAACAAATGATTGATTGGTGAATTGACCGTGTCAGTTCGTCACTTCGTCAGGCATTAGCGTCAAGCCCTCCATCAGGGCAGGTTGCAGTTGCACTCGCGCGGTCGCGCCGCGGCGACCGACGGCAAGGCGCGCGGCGCGGATGTGGCAGCAGACCGCCAGCAGGTGGAATGGAGCGGCTGGAGCGCTGGGTGGGGAACGGCCAGACGGGATGACCTGTGGCCCGGTGCTAAGCGTGGAGACGTcacgacgcgcgcggcggcaaTCTCGCGTTCGTGTACGGCGTACGCGGAGTAGGGAACCATTCAACGATTCTTCGGGCGGCATTGCAAGCTAACATACAGTAACAGGCTGCTGTGCGCTGCGAACCTGCGAGATCTACAATGGCGCCTTGGGGGAGGTGGGGGGCCCTACGATTTGGGGCCCGAGCGGTGCGGCCGCTCGCCTCCCGTATGGCCCAACCTGTTTGTGCGTATGGAGAGCATTTGTACTGGAGTCCAACTTGTATGGGGATATTGCTTTTCTAGTTTGATAAGTTTCCTACTGTGATTAGAAGTCCTTGTTTTAATTGGATTCATAGCTATCGGCAGCTATATTATAGATATAAATAGAAGAGTGTTGAGCCTAGAAAAAAATGACTGTTTTGGAGAGAAAAGTTAGAGTTATTTCAAGACTTCAATTCTAATTCGTGAGTTGAGAGAAAAGTACTTtagatgcactttgtaaacacatattaatataataaagttgatctatttttaagaatttagtctatacatactttttttttctagatccgACGATTCTGGTATATGATCCTACGCTATTAGCCTACCTGATCTTTTTTGCGGCAAGCTTTTAATTCTGCAGGGCTTCAGAAGTCCGATCTGCAATATATCTCGTCTCTCGACCATCAGGCATCTCATGGAGAACAAACACCAAGACACCTGGGACGCGGATGTCCTTCCTCGGGAATAATTGGATGGCGTATGAAAAATTCTTCCTTGTTCAAATTTGCTTGTTTGTTAGCAAGATTTTTAGAGAgaatttttaattctaataattACTTTGTCCCATCTGTCTCTTGTCTCTCGCTAAGCAGTTGTTGGTGTTATGATGTTAGCCTCTCCCATGTGTGTTCTCTTCTCGGGTAATCCTGCATATGACCACTACTCCATGAAGCTCGCTAGCATCGATGGCTTTGATGGCAAGATGGCGGCGTTCAACTTGACTCTGTTGGTAGGGAGCAGGCGCTGGTTTGTGAAGAACTGCTTCAGCCACGGCCAGGTGACCGTGTCATACGCCGGCGTCCCGATGGGCGAAGGgcgcgtccgcggcggcggcttctgcgCAGAGCcgaggagcgaggaggaggcggaggtgagcgcggtggcgcgcgggcggcAAGGCGGGCACCGTGCCGCTGCCCGACAACCTGAGGAGGCGGATGGAGGCCGAGCTGCGGTGGGGGGCCGCGGAGTTCGACGTCGAAGCCAGGCTGTTCCGCAACGGCGGCGACACGCGCGGCTCCGTCATGCTCTTGTGCAAGGTTGGATTGTtgcacgcgccgccgcggtcTTCGCAATGTCAGGCCTTCACTAATTTCGTTTTCGAGGTATAGAAacaataaatttcacaaaacctcCAGAGTTAGGGCACCAGTAATGTAAAACCCATAGATTATGATTTGTCTAGTAAAACCTAAGTTGTGGGAAGCAAAACCCCGGTTTAATTTAAGCTCTTCTATCATTTACTAGATGatatgcccatgcgttgcaacgggtaaaaacatttttaaatcgCATAGGGCCaaaagctctttttttttcattcattttcAGTCCAAGCCTATGCCCGCTATCTCTCTCTGCTCGGCCTGCCTCTATTTGACCTAGTCCACAATGAAGTTGTAGTCCTAGCTTACATAGCCATCTGTCGTCTTCAACAgcgggtaaaaatatttttggatcgCTATACATTATACTCTTTGGTTTTGGGCTAAAATCTTattccttctttccttttcaatCCCACAACCcgttatctctctctctctgcttggTCTGCCTCTCTTTTACCTAGCTCACGAGTGGAGCTGTAGGCCCAGCCGAGAATGTCGTCTTCAAACTCTGGAAGAGCGTCCGTATCATGCTAGAACTTATCCTCCCCATCAAATCGGATTGATCTCTCAAAATTGGTCGAGGGCTTTTGATACACTCGATATACTCTTTtcgtttttatcaaaatatgaGTAAATCCATAAAACTTAGGATAAAAACGGTGACTTTGGAGATTAGATCCGCTAAATTAAAACGgaattaaaaggaaaaatacggaaaaaaaagagacggACGAAAAAATACCGGAAACcttacgtattttttaattagatatAGATTTGGCTAATGTATTTATGCACAACAAGAAGTAATAATTGTAATCAAATGATATGATATAGTTTTAGGTGAACATTTACCATGTTTATATCAACTTTTGTTATCGGTATTATGAATTTCGTGCGTGTATATAATCGACTATTGTATTACTATTAGTGGAGATTACATCGAAttattaagggcctgtttagattgtagccaaaattttggcaagatttcttatgtatttactaaatttggaaacaaactaaacgtagacattttttttacaactttgctaaaaaatggtatgtttgaaaatggtatcaaagtgaacatgccctaagAATTGTGCAGCGCGAAGCTGACAAATAGCTAGTATAGATGGAAGGGATATAGTTTTAGAGCCtaatctatactcctttaaaagaaGGCAATGACCATCAACTCTCTTGTAATTTTTGGAGACCCTGTTCGGTCGCTCACTTGGTGTGCCCTTATGGACGAACCTGGCTCCAGGGGTCTTCAAGGTTGGTGAAGACGATGCTAAAGGAGAGTTTCTGAAGCTAACGATTGTGATAGCAAGGTGAGGCTGAGCTCTAGTGGAG is part of the Oryza glaberrima chromosome 4, OglaRS2, whole genome shotgun sequence genome and encodes:
- the LOC127771884 gene encoding casein kinase 1-like, with the protein product MERVIGGKFKLGKKIGSGSFGELYLAVNIQNSEEVAVKLESVKSRHPQLHYESKLYMLLQGGTGIPHLKWFGVEGEYNVMVIDLLGPSLEDLFNYCNRKLSLKSVLMLADQMIARVEYMHTRGFLHRDIKPDNFLMGLGRKANQVYVIDYGLAKKYRDLQTHKHIPYRENKNLTGTARYASVNTHLGVEQSRRDDLESLGYVLMYFLRGSLPWQGLKAGTKKQKYDRISEKKMLTPVEVLCKSYPSEFVSYFHYCRSLRFEDKPDYSYLKKLFRDLFIREGYQLDYVFDWTMLKYPQIRDNKLRPSGKTSGLVGRSAERTERTTGEALARRTGSGSGRNGEPTKHRTLLDSLMSSKATADTDKTRPTSLSRNGSTSRRAVVSSSKPNCGDPSDTNRTSRLFSSSSSRPSAAQRALQSAGAELRSSSLSKTRKSSRDDPTIRSFEMLSLSADRRK